From the genome of Gracilinanus agilis isolate LMUSP501 chromosome 2, AgileGrace, whole genome shotgun sequence, one region includes:
- the MPHOSPH6 gene encoding M-phase phosphoprotein 6, whose translation MAATSKPKLSKNLMRMKFMQRGLDAETKKQLEEEEKKIISEEHWYLDLPELKEKESFIIEEQSFMLCEDLLYGRMSFRGFNPEIEKLMVQMNAKHKEEEVEDVTMEADVSDEEMARRYETLVGTIGKKFAKKRDRAQYDEDENGNIRPVKAKKTFLKPQD comes from the exons TTCATGCAAAGGGGATTGGATGcagaaactaaaaaacaactagaagaggaagaaaagaaaataatcagtGAAGAACACTGGTACTTGGATTTACCTGAACTTAAGGAGAAAGA GAGTTTCATAATAGAGGAGCAGAGCTTTATGCTTTGTGAAGATCTTTTGTATGGAAGAATGTCATTCAGAGGGTTTAATCCAGAAATCGAG aaattaatggTCCAAATGAATGCCAAACACAAAGAAGAAGAAGTTGAAGATGTAACAATGGAGGCTGATGTGTCTGATGAAGAAATGGCCAGAAG ATATGAAACTTTGGTGGGCACAATTGGAAAGAAGTTTGCTAAAAAAAGAGATCGAGCACAGTATGATGAAGATGAAAATGGTAACATAAGACCAGTTAAAGCtaagaagacatttttaaaacCTCAGGATTAG
- the LOC123237038 gene encoding arylamine N-acetyltransferase 1-like encodes MDIREYFARIGYNHCNEKLDLETLTEVMWHHIQAVPFENLDIHCGIPIELNLEATYNKIVRRKRGGWCLEGNHLLFWVLTTMGYETTILGGYVYNPLKRQYSTMTHLLLKVTIGEKAYIVDGAFGRSHQIWQPMELVSGKDQPQTSCIFRLKEENGIWYLDQIRRKQFIPNSEFHNSDLLEKNEFHHLYSFTLQPRTTEEFMSANTFLQNSPQSVFTSKSFCSLQTVDGVYCLVGWTLTHRIFNYKENMDLVEFKILKDEDIEKSLKDIFNISLDKRLVPKHGDKSFTI; translated from the coding sequence ATGGACATTAGAGAATACTTTGCAAGGATTGGCTATAATCATTGCAATGAGAAGCTGGACTTGGAGACATTAACTGAAGTGATGTGGCATCATATTCAAGCTGTGCCCTTTGAAAACTTGGACATTCACTGTGGAATACCCATAGAGCTGAATTTAGAGGCCACATATAACAAAatagtgaggaggaagagaggcgGGTGGTGTCTAGAAGGAAATCACCTTCTCTTTTGGGTCTTGACCACAATGGGGTATGAGACCACAATTTTAGGGGGATATGTTTACAATCCCTTAAAAAGGCAGTATAGCACTATGACTCATCTGCTCCTAAAAGTTACAATAGGTGAGAAAGCCTATATAGTGGATGGGGCATTTGGCCGTTCTCACCAAATATGGCAGCCAATGGAACTGGTTTCTGGAAAGGATCAACCTCAGACTTCTTGCATCTTTCgattaaaagaagagaatggaatctGGTACTTGGATCAAATAAGACGGAAACAATTCATTCCAAACTCAGAATTTCATAACTCTGAtctcttagaaaaaaatgaattccatCATCTCTACTCTTTTACTCTTCAGCCACGAACAACAGAAGAATTTATGTCTGCAAATACCTTCCTTCAGAATTCCCCCCAGTCTGTGTTTACAAGTAAGTCTTTCTGTTCTCTGCAGACAGTAGATGGAGTTTACTGTTTAGTTGGCTGGACTCTTACTCACAGAATATTCAATTACAAGGAAAACATGGATTTGGTAGAGTTTAAGATTCTGAAGGATGAAGATATTGAGAAGAGCCTGAAGGACATATTCAATATTTCCCTTGACAAAAGGCTTGTCCCAAAGCATGGTGACAAATCTTTTACCATTTAG